In Octopus sinensis unplaced genomic scaffold, ASM634580v1 Contig12956, whole genome shotgun sequence, the genomic window TAAACGTTGATTTTTAGTCTTTTagggaattgaaatatttaaccctGATGCTGCTGAAAAGCCTCAAAcggataattttaaatattttggtgCCGCGAGTACATTCAGTTCGATCAAGAGAACTTGACTTGTTTTAATTAGAATGTCGTTTCTTTATACTGTTGACTATTTTTTGGAGTTTATGTAGCTAATTGTGTGTACGAATTAGAGTTTTATAGTCTTTCTAAAAACTTTTTGACAGAATTCTCTGAACAAAGtagttttgaaaatctttttgtttcaaatttttgaaataaatgtttgtaaaggcatttaaaattacattttgttGTGTTGAAGTTTAAATTTAGAATTCTAGTAAATCTAATCCTAGTTGGCCTGCTGTTTTAGTCGAGGATTTATTACGAAGATGCTTTTTAATTAGAAGCTcttgaaatatgttttatatcaaagaagaaaattaatgaaaatgactTATTTAATGACTATGAAAATAATTAAACCATTTTTGTAATAATCAGAAATTTAATcctttttaaataaatttgtgtttatataaacgTTGTTGTATGCCAATCGAAAAGGCAACTAACCGAGTTCCGTCGTGGGAATTTTATACTTCAACACAGTTTCTTACTTCTCTCGATAAAGTGCGAGATTGGATTGTGGAAAATtgtttaaatgttaaatattcataacAAACTGAGTCATAGTACCTTTCGGGGGAGATCCCAACCACAAAATATTTATCATCACTAATACTAAGTATCTTCACCTTCCAAGCCCAAATAATGGGGGGAAAGGGAAACGAGAGTTCTCCTCTCACGTTCATTCCTGTGTCCTATTTCCTTGATCATTCTCCAAACGGAAAACTCTGCAGAATATTCGAAACAATTATCAAATTCAAGTCACATGAAGGATGGTCTGAGTGATCTATGATTACGTAATAGGAGTCGATTAGACTTTAATTTGGCTTCCCGGAAAGATAGAAATCTCGACATGTTATTGAAAGTGCAGACGAATCTTGTCGTTTTATTtccagaaattcaacaaaaaatttgtttttcctcCCTTTTTGACGGTGAGGACGTGTAAACTATAATTTAGAGGACACAATCAGTAAACTAAGTAGCCTGGCCATCAAACACGACGCACTGGTTGTGGACGAAGCCGAGGCTACTCATATTATTGTACCccgagaggaaaagaaagacggaAACTTAGTAAGGCCACTAGTGGGGATTGaggagtggtatttcgtccacttTTATCGTCTTCCCAACTCCTACGATGTTGTGACTAATGAATATAACTTTGGGAATGTGAAATCTCGAGAAATGACCAAATGGCGAGTTACAGAGGACTGGTTAATTGATTCACATTTCTACAACGAGTGGATGAGTGAGGAGGACTACATCACGGATGATTCCACAACATTTTACCCTTTGGACGAATTGGATGAGTTATTCGTCAAGAACGACTGTGCTAGGAAACGAAAGCGTTCTCCGCTCATTCAAGCATGTAAAAGAAGACACGTGAGTGAATGGGAGGAAGTTGAGGAAGTCAAATGCAGTGCAGTCCCAGGGGGAGAAACGATTACTCTGGAAGAGGCACATAGCGAGTTTCAAGCTGGTCACCAGACAGTTCAAATCATAATACCCAGTTATTCCGCCTGGTTTAACTATAATTCCGTGAACATTATCGAAAAGAGGGCAATGGCCGAGTTTTTTGACAAATCTCACCAGTCCAAGACCCCAGAAATGTATCACGGTATATATCACGTGTAGATATTTGGGTTATCGTAATTTCATGGTGGACAGTTATCGGATTAATCCAACTCAGTATTTGACGTTTACTGCATGTCGGCGAAATTTGGCTGGGGATGCTTGTTCTATTTTGAGATTACATTCTTTCCTCGAACAGTGGGGACTAATCAACTACCAGGTGGAGTGTAAACCACATGTACTTGGTCCGCCTGCCACAAATTTCTTTACTGTAATCGGGGATGCACCGTCAGCTCTTCAGCCTATTGGTCGTCCTCGAGAGATTAAAAGAGAAGCCAGTCCAGTAGAGAATGCTCCTGTCCCACGTGACCTTTCAAGCTCTTCCGGAGGACGAACTTGGACTGATCAAGAGACACTTCTTTTGTTGGAGGGAATAGAAAAGTACAGAGACGATTGGCATCGTGTGAGTGCCCACGTTGGTTCCCGAACTCACGACGattgtattttacattttttgcGTCTTCCGGTCGAAGATCCTTTTCTTAATGGGAAGATGGATAATCTCAGTTgattttatttgactaaaatttataGGTCCACATATTCCGCTTCTGTTTTCGTCTTCGAGTAACCCGTTAATGTCCACTGTTGCTTTTCTTGCATCAGTGGTCGATATGCGAGTCGCAAAGGCTGCCACCGATGCAGCAATAGGTTAATTAATGCCTTTATTTTAGAGTCCTTCAATTCCCTTGAATCAAAGAGTTCCGTCGGTGAAGAAACTGAGGAAGTTTTGGGCAACAGTGAAATTGAAGTAGCGGCTGCTTCTGCCATGGCAGCGGCGTCTGTGAAGGCTAAAGTATTTCAGACTGTTTGAGTTTAGCAATTGGGTGCAATGGAGcaggagaaaatgaaaaatgtgttTTCCCAGTTAGTGAGAGTGCAGTTGAAGAAAGTGGACTTGCTATTGAGGCATTATAATGAATTAGAGTCTATTATGGAGCAAGAGAGAGACTTtgtatttcctttattttattggtaTAGTTggattatcaaattaaaaaactaCTTCAAGATAGGCAGGCTTTTCATGCTCAAATGGCAATGGAAATTAGAAGTGTTCCAGTTCAAGGTTATTTTGTAATGATTTACAATGAATAGAGCCGTTGAGTCAGTCTGGCCAAATGAGTTCTGGGATGTCTCGCATGCATGAAGACAGTCAAGAAGGTGTCTACAGGGGATGATTTAATTGACATTTTTCTGTTAATAAATCGTTTTTTTTCTATATGCGATCCAGCAGTCACGTTACTTTATTTTTGGTCTTTTCCTGGCCTACCACGACGCCAGATTGTAGGGTTGAGGGCAGGAaggtatctgttaaaatgaatttTCTCAAGGA contains:
- the LOC115229515 gene encoding SWI/SNF complex subunit SMARCC1-like encodes the protein MTKWRVTEDWLIDSHFYNEWMSEEDYITDDSTTFYPLDELDEYLGYRNFMVDSYRINPTQYLTFTACRRNLAGDACSILRLHSFLEQWGLINYQVECKPHVLGPPATNFFTVIGDAPSALQPIGRPREIKREASPVENAPVPRDLSSSSGGRTWTDQETLLLLEGIEKYRDDWHRVSAHVGSRTHDDCILHFLRLPVEDPFLNGKMDNLS